The Ochotona princeps isolate mOchPri1 chromosome 1, mOchPri1.hap1, whole genome shotgun sequence genome has a segment encoding these proteins:
- the NHLRC1 gene encoding E3 ubiquitin-protein ligase NHLRC1 yields MGAEASEGRPALRELVREAEISLLECKVCFERFGHRQQRRPRNLPCGHVVCLACVAALAHPRTLALECPFCRRACRGCDTSDCLPVLHLLELLGSALRPSSAAPRAAAAAACAPGALTCLHSFGGWGTLVNPTGLALCPKTGRVVVVHDGKRRVKVFDSGGGCAHQFGEKGDAAQDVRYPLDVAVTNDCHVVITDAGDRSVKVFDFFGQVKLVVGGGRFSLPWGVEITPQNGVVVTDAEAGALHLLKVDFAEGVLRGTQKLQAALCSPRGVAVSWLTGAIAVLEHPAGGRTRVKVFGSRMQLLGQVDTFGLSLFFPSQVTASAVTFDHQGNVIVAETSGAAILCLGKPEEFPVVKPMVTQGLCRPVALAFTKENSLLVLDAASHSVKVYKVDWG; encoded by the coding sequence ATGGGGGCCGAGGCCTCGGAGGGCCGGCCGGCGCTGCGGGAGCTGGTGCGCGAGGCCGAGATCAGCCTGCTCGAATGCAAGGTGTGCTTCGAGAGGTTCGGTCACCGTCAGCAGCGGCGGCCGCGCAACCTGCCCTGCGGCCATGTGGTCTGCCTGGCCTGCGTGGCCGCCCTGGCGCACCCGAGGACGCTGGCTCTCGAGTGTCCCTTCTGCCGGCGAGCCTGCCGCGGCTGCGACACCAGCGACTGTCTGCCagtgctgcacctgctggagctgctgggctccGCGCTGCGCCCGTCGTCCGCCGCcccgcgcgccgccgccgccgcagcctgCGCGCCCGGGGCCCTCACCTGCCTGCACTCCTTCGGCGGCTGGGGCACGCTGGTCAACCCCACGGGGCTGGCGCTGTGCCCCAAGACTGggcgggtggtggtggtgcaTGACGGCAAGAGGCGGGTCAAGGTCTTTGACAGCGGGGGAGGGTGCGCCCACCAGTTTGGGGAGAAGGGCGACGCTGCACAAGACGTCAGGTATCCTCTGGATGTCGCCGTCACCAACGACTGCCACGTGGTTATCACCGACGCCGGCGACCGCTCCGTCAAGGTGTTCGACTTTTTCGGCCAGGTCAAGCTCGTGGTCGGAGGCGGCCGCTTCTCATTGCCCTGGGGGGTGGAGATCACCCCTCAGAACGGGGTGGTTGTGACCGACGCCGAGGCAGGGGCGCTGCACCTCCTGAAGGTGGACTTCGCCGAAGGCGTCCTCCGGGGCACGCAGAAGCTGCAGGCGGCTCTCTGCAGCCCCCGCGGGGTGGCCGTGTCCTGGCTCACCGGGGCCATCGCGGTGCTGGAGCATCCTGCTGGCGGCAGGACCAGGGTGAAAGTGTTCGGCTCCAGGATGCAGCTCCTCGGCCAGGTGGACACCTTCGGGTTGAGCCTCTTCTTCCCCTCGCAAGTAACGGCTTCGGCCGTCACCTTCGATCACCAGGGGAATGTGATCGTGGCTGAGACCTCTGGGGCCGCCATCctatgcctgggaaagcctgAGGAGTTCCCGGTGGTGAAACCCATGGTCACTCAGGGGCTTTGCCGTCCTGTGGCCCTGGCCTTCACCAAAGAGAATTCTCTTCTTGTGCTGGACGCAGCATCCCATTCTGTGAAGGTCTACAAGGTTGACTGGGGGTGA